DNA sequence from the Sulfurimonas sp. HSL3-7 genome:
ATACCGCCTATAGCTGCGAAAGCGGGTACCACTACTTTGGATATATGGCTTAGACTGCCTTCAAGCACCTCTCTCTTTATCTCCAGACCGACCATAAAGAAAAAAACGGCCATCAGACCGTCATTCACCCACAAAAGCAATGGCTTTGCAATCACAAATTCATGGATACTGACGACAACCGGAATATCTAGAAAATCCTGATACGTTTGTGCCAAGGGGCTGTTCGCGAGTAACATCGCCAGAAAAGTAGCTAAGATAAGCAAGATGCCGACAGCCGATTCGCCTTTAAAAAAATCAAGTAGAGAGTGTTTGAGTGCCGTCATTAAAGAGGTCCTGATGTTTTGTTACTTTAATAATACTCTGTTTTGAACAATAGACTATAACGAGGTCTTAAAGCAAAGAGATGGGATTCAGCCCGGCAAACCGGGCTGGAGGAGTGTCGAGGTTCTTAAAGCTTGGCCGCGATCGCTTCGGCATTGAAACCGAACTTGTCAAACAGCTCTCCGGCAGGTGCCGAAGCACCGAAGCTGTCCATACAGATCACGTCATCAGCAAGTCGGTACCATTCCATGCCGCGCGCCGCTTCGATAGCGACTGTTTTGGTTCCCGGCTTGATAATCGCATCGATGTAGTCTTGTTCCTGTTCAATAAAAAGATCGAAACACGGGACCGATACGACATTGGCTTTGACCCCTTTGTCAGCAAGCTTCGCTTTGACCTCCAGGGCCAACGCGACTTCGGAACCCGATGCCATTAGCGTATAGGTCGCCTCCGCCTCTTCTTCAAGAAGGTAGCCGCCTTTACGTGCGTCACCCACTTTGGCTTCGCCGAGGATCGGTAGCGTCTGACGTGAACAGACAAAGGCGGAAGGAGAGTTTTTCATCTCCAGCGCCTGCTGCCATGCCGCCACGTTTTCAATGCCGTCAGCCGGACGCCAGACATAGAAGTTCGGCAGTGCGCGGAACTGTGAAAGGTGTTCGATCGGCTGGTGGGTCGGACCGTCTTCACCGACGCCGATACTGTCATGTGTCCAGACAAAAAATTGCTGTATACCGCTGAGCGCCGCAATACGCGCCGCCGGTTTCAGGTAATCCGAGAAGACAAAGAAGGTCGCCGAAAACGGCATGACCGGTCCATATAGCGCCATCGCGTTGGTGATCGACGCCATTGCATGTTCACGGATGCCGAAGTGGATGTTCTTGCCCTTAGGAAAATCACCCATGTTTTTCAGCTCTGTCTTATTTGACGGGCCCAGATCTGCCGAACCGCCGATAAAGCCCGGGATCGCTTTGGCAATAGCATTAAGAATAACACCGTTCGTCCCGCGGGTCGCATCGGCCTTCTCAAACGTCGGCCACTGAATACGCGAAAAATCCGGGTTTAGAAGCGCCTCAAGCGCTTCGTTCTGCTCCATCAACGGCAGGGTTTTAAGTGAATGTTTCCATGCACGTTCTGCAAGATCGCCCTCTTCGATAGCGCATCTGAAGCGTGCAAGAACATCTTCAGGAACAAAAAATGTTTTCTCAGGATCGAATCCTGCACACTCTTTTGCTTCTCTGATAATCGCATCGCCAAGCGGTGAACCGTGTGAGTGGTGTGACCCCTCAAGCTCACATGCCCCTTTAGCGATCGTTGTGTTCGCAATGATAAGCACCGGTTTATCAATCCCTTTTGCCTGCTTGATCGCGCTGTCGATCTCGTCAAAATCGTGCCCGTTTATCTCAAGCACTTCCCAGTTTTGCGACTCAAAACGCTTGCGGATATCTTCTGAAATACTCAAGTCCGTTGAGCCTTCGATCGTAATACGGTTAGAGTCGTAGATACAGATCAGATTGTCAAGTTTGAGGTGGCCTGCTACCGAACATGCCTCATACGAAACACCCTCTTCCAGGTCGCCGTCGCCGCAAAGCACGTAGACATGATGATCGATCGCTTCGGCCGTATCGGAGTTGACCTGTGCACCCACATACTTACTTGCCATTGAAAAACCGACCGCGTTGGCAACACCCTGACCCAGTGGTCCGGTCGTGATCTCTATCCCTTCGGTATGACCATACTCCGGGTGACCCGGCGTTTTGGAATCAAGCTGACGGAAGTTTTTGAGATCTTCGATCTCCAGACCGTATCCCCAGAGATAGTAGAGTGAGTAGATCAGCGCAGATGCATGCCCGCCCGAAAAGACGAGACGGTCACGGTTCAGCCATGCCGGATTTGTGGGATTGTGTGAAAGGTGCTCGCTCAGGACCACCGCGATATCGGCAAGACCCATTGGTGCACCCGGGTGGCCTGAGTTGGCAGCCTGAACCATATCGGCTGCTAAAAAACGAATACTGTCGGCCATCTTTTGGCGCATAGTGTTTGACATTGTAATTCCTTTATCGATGTCTGTTAATATAAATCGTAAGTATTGGTGACAATTTACCTTGCAAATTCTCATCAATATTATCATTTTCACGTCTCTGGAGCCAAAACCCCGAAGACGACGCTAACGCCGAGTTTAACGCGGCGTTGTATCCAAATAACCGGAGATCCTCTCTAGCGGTGCCTGTTGATATACGTAGAAAGTATTGGTGACAACCTACGCTGTAGATTCTCATCAAAACTCATCAACTTATCTTCTACCTCAGCAGCCAATACGTTAGCCTCATCCATCGCTTTTTCCAGACCGAGCAAAGTGACAAAACTGTTTTTATCTTCATCGTTATTGGTCGTCTTGCCTGCTTCTTCATCGCTCTGCGTCACATCCAGGATATCGTCTTGAATCTGGAAAAGAAGACCTAACTTGATCCCGAAATCATAGATCGGTCTTTCAAGTGCCTTTTGTCCGGCAACAATCGCACCCATCTCCAGGGCACAGGCGATCAGCTTTGCTGTTTTGTTGATATGGAGGACTTTCACCTGTTCAATGTCGAGCGGCTGGTTCTCAAAATAACAGTCGATGGCCTGACCAAGCACCATACCGCCAACACCGCCATTGTGTGAGAGCGAACGGATCAGTTTGACGCGTGTTGCATCAGAGAAAGGCGCGTTTGACAGCACCTCGAAAGCGTAGGTGTTAAGAGCGTCACCGACCAAAATAGCCGTCACTTCATCATAACGCTTGTGCAGCGTGAGGTGGCCGCGCCGCAGGTCAGCATCATCCATAGCAGGAAGGTCATCGTGGATCAAAGAGTAGGTATGCAGTAGTTCAATAGCATATGCCGCATGATAAGCACCATCAATAAGGAGCTCATTATAAGCGGAGACGACAGCTAAAAGCAGCGCAGGGCGAAAACGCTTACCGCCCGCTTCAAGCATCGTGTACAGGGCTTCTTCATAGTGAGGATGAAAGCTTGCTGCGGTGGGTTTATGTGCCGCTATGAACGCTTCAAATGACTGCATTTCCATCCTAACTGTTTGATGCGGAATTTTAACATATTAATAATGAAAGTTGAGACCCAGCTCGAACATTAATGAATGATCTGAGAGATCTACATTGGTCGTTGTCGGTGTATCGAGATTGTAGTTGCCCCAGATACGGTATTTATAGTACGCACCTATCTGCAACTCCAGGGCATCGCCCATATGCAGGAACGTTCCGCCTCCGAACTTAAGACCGACATTCTTTGGCCATTTCTGCGCATACCCGTCAACCGGCATAAACGCAAAATCCACGCCGCCCAATAGATAAGGCTCATAACCAGATCCGATATCGTAGCCTTTGATAATGTCAAATCCGACACTCCATAAGAGACCGTCTCTGCCGCTGGCAAGAACAGCATTGTCTTTAGTGACATCACTATAGATGTCTTTATCAAACTTTTCGATACCCAGGTAGATATTGGTACGGACATGCTCCCCGTTATCAACACCAAGGTTTATCTTTCCACCGTAAAGGTTTGGATCGATCGCATTGGTTTCTGAACCCTGTCCATGCACAGAGACCTTTTGGTCAATCAAGGAATGCCCGCCGATAAAGCTCACGCCCACGTACTGACTACTGCCTGCCGCACTGAGCGTGACGCCCCCGAAAAGAATCGAATAAATAAGTTTTTTTAGCTGCATGATAAATCCTGATCAATGTATTGGACTATTATATCTCGATAACGGCCTAGAGATAAACATATGGAATGAATAGAGGAGCGTAACGAAAGAACCCCAGCTTCTCAGCTGAAATCCTTAAATCTCGTCAAGGATATGATCGATGTTGTTATCGTCATTTAACAAGACGACACGTGGTTTGTAGGTCTCAAGGTCCTTTTCATCATATGTGGCGTAGGCGACAACAATGATTTTATCACCTTTGTGCACCTTACGAGCCGCTGCACCGTTAAGGCAGATATCACGTTTGCCGCGTTCGCCTAAGATGATGTAGGTAGAGAAACGTTCACCGTTATTGATATTGAGGATCTCGACTTTCTGGCCTACCCGCATCTTCGAAGCTTCTAAAAGCTCTTCGTCAATGGTGATTGACCCGACATAATTGAGGTTCGCATCGGTTACCGTTGCGCGATGAATTTTACTGTATAACATTTCAATGGTCATCGAAATCTGTCCTTATCTACCCATCTGCTTCATCATGTCTGCCGGCGCTATTGGTGCATCCCAAAGCTCATCAGAAATGACAAATTCTTCAACAACATTGCCGCCAATAATATGCTCATCAATGATACGGTCGATTGCATCTTTGGTCAAGCCTGCGTACATTGTGTGACCCGGTTCAACAAGCATAACCGGACCGACATTACAACGGTTAAGACATGCCGAACGAATCGGCTGAACTGTTCCAATAATACCTTTTTTCATTAAAGACTGCGCTAAATGCTGGAAAAGGTCTTGTGTTTCCGGTCTTACGCATGAAGGTTTTGGCATCCCAGGAGGTGCAGATTGTTCACATTTGAAAATATAAAAAGCTGGCTGTGGTATGCCCATTTTTTTCTCCATAAGACAGGCCCATTTTGACCCATCTGATTAAAATTTCCGCGTATTATATCTAAAACTCTCAAGACAATTGTTTATCCCGGCCTGTCAAGCAATATCTTTAAGTTTCGGATTTTGCTCATTCTAAGATGAAATTGCCTAAAATGCGAACAACTTATATCAGGGAGACAAACGTTGATGAGAATGATCGCTGTTTTATTATCACTGTGTTTCTCACTTCTTGCTGAGCCGGCAGGTTACATCGGTCTCTCTATCGAAGATTCAACAGAGTTCTTTGTGCTTAAAGGAAAAGAGAACCTGGATGCGTCAACACCTCAGTACAAGATCAAAGCCGGTTATGGCGACATTTCCAACTTTGCTGTCGAAGCGTCGTTGAGCTATATGGATTATGCCACTAATGTCTTCTCTAAAAATGACGGTGCCGCTTTAATGCTCGATATCACTCTGTACAAAGGGTGGGATGCCGGATATGATCTCTATCCATATCTCGATATCGGCATCGGCATGGGGAACATGCCGGTGGATAGAGAGCTTGAGGAAGCGCTTACTTTCAGCAGTTTTAATTTTGGCGGCGGCGTCCGTTATATGATTACCGAAGATGTTGATTTTGATCTGGGACTTAACTACAAACTGCGCACTTGGCAATCCATCACACTGGTCTCAGAAAATGTCAAAGTCACATCACACCTTATCAATCCCTACATCGGGCTGAACTACCATTTTTAAGCGAGGAAGCAGATGAATACAAGACTACAATACGCGCTATTGACATTGAGCCTCGCTGGCATCATGACAGGCTGCGGGACCACCTCCGACAGCGATCCGCTTGTACCCGAGATCGCTTCAATAGAGATTGACGGCACAGATACCGACAGCAGCATACATGCTATCGTTTTGCCAGATGATGAAAACCAGCTAAGCGCAACGGTTTTTTATGATGACAACAGCAGCAGTTCAAACGTGACCTATCAGCTTGACTGGGATTCCAATGATACAACGGTCATGGAGGTACAGAACGGCCTGCTGACACCGACAGCCAATCGTGGTACTGCCGCAATTTCGGCTTCATTCAGAAATAAGCTCTTTACGACAATAGATAAAAAAGTGACCATCATTCCATTGAACGACATCAACATCACATCAGAAGATATTAATATCACCTATGCGACCGATAAAAACAGTGCAAATGTCTATACCGGAAGCAGCTATACGCTAAAAGCCAACGGCACTTTTGATGACAATCAGACAACTGTCGACCCGATCAGCAGCAATATTCAATGGAGCAGCTCAAACACAACGATTGCTACAATCGATTCAACAGGTCTACTTACAGTGCAAAGTACAGCAGGGATAGTCGATATCAATGTTTCTGTTTACGATGAAATAAACAGTACGTTGGAGCTCAACGTTACCGTCCAATAAAAGTCTGCTCTTCCTCATCAGATTTCAGCGCGCTGCGCTTCACTCTTTTCGTTCCTGCTTTTATTACAAATATTTTATATAGAGAATGTATAGAAGAAAAGTGTTTCAAAAAGCCGGCTGAAGAGGGAAAGAAGCGCCGGCTATCGCATTAGTGTTTAACGCGCAGCTAAAAGCTCACGGGCCACTTCCCGATCATCAAACGGCAGTTTCTTGTCATAGATAATCTGATAGGCTTCATCGCCTTTGCCAAGGATCAGTACGATCTCATCACCGTTTTGGTCCTCGATCGCTTTGGCAATGGCATTGCGGCGGTTGACATCCACATAGACGTCGCTCTGATCATCAATGCCTTTTAAAATATCTTCGATGATCTTGTCAGGGTCTTCCGTACGTGGGTTGTCGCTTGTCACATAGATCTTTTTGGCAAACTTTGACGCCACCTTGCCCATCAACGGGCGTTTTGATATATCGCGATCGCCGCCCGCGCCGAAGACGACCAGGATCTCTTTCTCTCTCAGCGCGTTGAGGACCTGTTCCATGCCGTCCGGGGTGTGGGCAAAATCGACAATGACCAGAGGCTCTTCGCTTACCTTCTCCATGCGCCCGCTGACACCGCCGAAATGTTCGACCACTTCACAGATCTCGCTGAGCTTCTTGTCTGTCACCAGGTGAACCGCTGCGACAGCCGCTGTCAGGTTGTAGAGGTTGAAAAAACCGTGCATCGGGCTGTTAAAACTCTCCACCTCCTCAAAATGTTTGATCACAGCACTGACACCTTCGTTCAGAGAGTAGGCCATTACTTTGTAGGTAGCAGGATGTTCTGCGCCGTAACTGAAGGCATTTTTATAATTGAATTCTGCACGAGGCTCATCTTTGTTGATCAGTTTTTTGCTCTCGTCGGCAAAAAAACTGTTCTTAACGTAGATATAATCCTCAAGACTTTTATGGTAATCCAGATGGTCCTGTGTAATATTCGTCAGGACCTTCAGTGCGAACTCTATTCCTTCAATCCGTTTCTGGACAATAGCATGCGAGCTGACTTCCATCACAAAGTATTCACATCCGGCCATAACAGCCTGATAGATATGACGGTAGGTATTTAAGACGCTCGGTGTCGTCAGACTTTTACCCTCGGCAACCGTGTCATTTAAAAAGAACCCCCGGGTGCCCTGCATCGCTGCCTTGTATCCAAGATCGAGCAGCATCGAATAGATGGCACTTGCGGTAGTGGTCTTGCCGTTGGTACCGGTAATGCCAATGATCTTAATACGGTTTACCCCGAAAAGAGGCGCAATGTCAGAAGCGGTGATGATGGAGTGTGCACCGTTTTTCTGGGCATCCTCTACATAGTTCTCATTTTGTTTCGTTTTTATAAACGCGGTCTCAGCGTCACACTCTTTCGAGTTTTCAGTGACGTAACGAAAAGGTTGAGAAGGAAGCTCAATTTTCAACAGTTTTGCCTTTGGCAAGACGGCGAAGCAGCTTACGCAGCTCCTTATCGTTAGGATGGACGGCCAAAGCACCCTCCAGATAACTCATCGCCATCTCATGGTAGTTATTTTGCATAAGCTTATCCAAGAAATCTACAAAATCCTCTTTTTCTGTGATGATGACGCGGGTAGAGAACATAATATTCTCAAAAATGCGTCTGAAATCACCCTCATCATCAACGATCGCTTTGAATTCCTCATACATGATGCCGTCTTCGAATGCCAAATGTTCTTTCAGAGGTTGCGTGATGATATCGCCCAACTGCTCAAGCGTACCGTCCATCGTCTCCAGGATCTCGGAGATAATAAGATCGGCCTGCTCCGCATCATCCTCCCTCAAAACCGAGTAATAGTCAAACAGTGCTTCTGCACCGCTTTCCCCACTCATTGCCATCTCAGATAAGATCGCCCCGTTATAAGCTTCTTTGGAATTTGGATAATCTTTTAAAACAAGCGCATAAGTACGCAAAGCCTGTTCAAAATCTGATTTTGAGAAGCTCTCATTAGCTAGGGCAAGAGTTTTATATTTGTTTACTGTTTTCATAACTCTTCCTTTTTTAGCAAATTATTGTTACATTGAATCGATCTGATTTTCCATACCGTGCGGTACATTTATTACCGTAAGCTCCGGATGGATATCCATACGCAGCTGTCTTTCAACACCGTATTTCAATGTATTTCCGGCACTGCCGCATCCGACACATGCACCTTGCAGTTGTACATAGACTGTACCATTTTTCACTGCCAGGAATTGAATATCGCCACCATCAAGGGCCAGTGAAGGACGTACTTTTTCAATTGTATTTTTAACTGGCGAGATTAACTCTTCATCTGTAAATGGAATCATATAAAACCTTGTTTTTGACTATATGGAATAATCCTAATATATAAACATAAAATAATCTAAAAGCGCTTAACAAGCTATAAAGCGACTGCTATGGCTTTATTACAAAGTTTTTTAAAAGGATTCCACGATGCTCAGCACCTGCATCACGTAACTCGGTTTTCGCATTCCAACTAAAATATAATCGATGTTTTCTTCTTCGAACAGGAACTTCAGTGCGCACTCCTGAAGCGCTTTGTCACATCCCGCCAGCTTCTCTTTGAGTTGCACCTTGGTCATCTTTGTGCACTCGAATGCCACCATCTTTGCATACTCCTGCAAGAAGAGGTCCAAAGATTCAGCAAGCAGTTCGACCGCACCGGGATCAAGTTCGCGTAACCCGTTTTGTAGATGGGGTATAACTTGTGTATGCAAAAACTGTTCGTACTCTCCGACATATCCAAAACGGTGCTTTACATCATCAAGCTGTGCGATCATATTGTGCACACTCCGCAAACTGTCGTCATCTGTCATCGTCAGAATCTCATTGAGATGGTGGTAATAGTCGTGCGGCTCCTCATAAGTGGCCAGTCTGAACATCAAATTGTTTGCCTGTGCATTGAATGGACGATTGGCAAGGACACGCAGGCCATTTTTCTTTGCCCACGCCGCACATTTCAGCCCTTCTGTCTCGAGTAGATTGATTGGTAATTGCAGCGTTGAGAAGTGATGATTCTCAACGCCGGCCTCTTTTGCCGCGCGCTTGGCAATCGTAACA
Encoded proteins:
- the tkt gene encoding transketolase, whose translation is MSNTMRQKMADSIRFLAADMVQAANSGHPGAPMGLADIAVVLSEHLSHNPTNPAWLNRDRLVFSGGHASALIYSLYYLWGYGLEIEDLKNFRQLDSKTPGHPEYGHTEGIEITTGPLGQGVANAVGFSMASKYVGAQVNSDTAEAIDHHVYVLCGDGDLEEGVSYEACSVAGHLKLDNLICIYDSNRITIEGSTDLSISEDIRKRFESQNWEVLEINGHDFDEIDSAIKQAKGIDKPVLIIANTTIAKGACELEGSHHSHGSPLGDAIIREAKECAGFDPEKTFFVPEDVLARFRCAIEEGDLAERAWKHSLKTLPLMEQNEALEALLNPDFSRIQWPTFEKADATRGTNGVILNAIAKAIPGFIGGSADLGPSNKTELKNMGDFPKGKNIHFGIREHAMASITNAMALYGPVMPFSATFFVFSDYLKPAARIAALSGIQQFFVWTHDSIGVGEDGPTHQPIEHLSQFRALPNFYVWRPADGIENVAAWQQALEMKNSPSAFVCSRQTLPILGEAKVGDARKGGYLLEEEAEATYTLMASGSEVALALEVKAKLADKGVKANVVSVPCFDLFIEQEQDYIDAIIKPGTKTVAIEAARGMEWYRLADDVICMDSFGASAPAGELFDKFGFNAEAIAAKL
- a CDS encoding (2Fe-2S) ferredoxin domain-containing protein — translated: MGIPQPAFYIFKCEQSAPPGMPKPSCVRPETQDLFQHLAQSLMKKGIIGTVQPIRSACLNRCNVGPVMLVEPGHTMYAGLTKDAIDRIIDEHIIGGNVVEEFVISDELWDAPIAPADMMKQMGR
- the panD gene encoding aspartate 1-decarboxylase; amino-acid sequence: MTIEMLYSKIHRATVTDANLNYVGSITIDEELLEASKMRVGQKVEILNINNGERFSTYIILGERGKRDICLNGAAARKVHKGDKIIVVAYATYDEKDLETYKPRVVLLNDDNNIDHILDEI
- a CDS encoding polyprenyl synthetase family protein — protein: MQSFEAFIAAHKPTAASFHPHYEEALYTMLEAGGKRFRPALLLAVVSAYNELLIDGAYHAAYAIELLHTYSLIHDDLPAMDDADLRRGHLTLHKRYDEVTAILVGDALNTYAFEVLSNAPFSDATRVKLIRSLSHNGGVGGMVLGQAIDCYFENQPLDIEQVKVLHINKTAKLIACALEMGAIVAGQKALERPIYDFGIKLGLLFQIQDDILDVTQSDEEAGKTTNNDEDKNSFVTLLGLEKAMDEANVLAAEVEDKLMSFDENLQRRLSPILSTYINRHR
- a CDS encoding UDP-N-acetylmuramoyl-L-alanyl-D-glutamate--2,6-diaminopimelate ligase yields the protein MKIELPSQPFRYVTENSKECDAETAFIKTKQNENYVEDAQKNGAHSIITASDIAPLFGVNRIKIIGITGTNGKTTTASAIYSMLLDLGYKAAMQGTRGFFLNDTVAEGKSLTTPSVLNTYRHIYQAVMAGCEYFVMEVSSHAIVQKRIEGIEFALKVLTNITQDHLDYHKSLEDYIYVKNSFFADESKKLINKDEPRAEFNYKNAFSYGAEHPATYKVMAYSLNEGVSAVIKHFEEVESFNSPMHGFFNLYNLTAAVAAVHLVTDKKLSEICEVVEHFGGVSGRMEKVSEEPLVIVDFAHTPDGMEQVLNALREKEILVVFGAGGDRDISKRPLMGKVASKFAKKIYVTSDNPRTEDPDKIIEDILKGIDDQSDVYVDVNRRNAIAKAIEDQNGDEIVLILGKGDEAYQIIYDKKLPFDDREVARELLAAR
- a CDS encoding aldo/keto reductase; protein product: MAKIGFGTYRISDRNPEHIQAIKTAVEEGVDLIDTSTNYMDGGAERAIALAFQPMPTSAIEHVEIVSKFGYIQGSTLQRIQEGEHFPEIVKYADHIYHCISPEFMEDQLTRSLERLNMDSIGCYLIHNPEYFILDAINHDLDRNETLDRMFERIEKAFVALEKEVQRGRIKSYGISSNSFAKESKDPEFLPYEDLVTIAKRAAKEAGVENHHFSTLQLPINLLETEGLKCAAWAKKNGLRVLANRPFNAQANNLMFRLATYEEPHDYYHHLNEILTMTDDDSLRSVHNMIAQLDDVKHRFGYVGEYEQFLHTQVIPHLQNGLRELDPGAVELLAESLDLFLQEYAKMVAFECTKMTKVQLKEKLAGCDKALQECALKFLFEEENIDYILVGMRKPSYVMQVLSIVESF
- a CDS encoding NifU family protein, with amino-acid sequence MIPFTDEELISPVKNTIEKVRPSLALDGGDIQFLAVKNGTVYVQLQGACVGCGSAGNTLKYGVERQLRMDIHPELTVINVPHGMENQIDSM
- a CDS encoding Ig-like domain-containing protein; the protein is MNTRLQYALLTLSLAGIMTGCGTTSDSDPLVPEIASIEIDGTDTDSSIHAIVLPDDENQLSATVFYDDNSSSSNVTYQLDWDSNDTTVMEVQNGLLTPTANRGTAAISASFRNKLFTTIDKKVTIIPLNDINITSEDINITYATDKNSANVYTGSSYTLKANGTFDDNQTTVDPISSNIQWSSSNTTIATIDSTGLLTVQSTAGIVDINVSVYDEINSTLELNVTVQ
- a CDS encoding outer membrane beta-barrel protein, which encodes MRMIAVLLSLCFSLLAEPAGYIGLSIEDSTEFFVLKGKENLDASTPQYKIKAGYGDISNFAVEASLSYMDYATNVFSKNDGAALMLDITLYKGWDAGYDLYPYLDIGIGMGNMPVDRELEEALTFSSFNFGGGVRYMITEDVDFDLGLNYKLRTWQSITLVSENVKVTSHLINPYIGLNYHF